DNA sequence from the Cucumis melo cultivar AY chromosome 6, USDA_Cmelo_AY_1.0, whole genome shotgun sequence genome:
TTATCATGTAGCACCATCACTTTTCTTGTGAACACCTAAAATACAGATCACAATTTTAAGTCGTtatgtgatatatatatatattactgaAAGAAACGAAAAGACAAATACACCAATATCTGTGGAAACCCTAGCGCCATGGAgactttctttattatttactAATCAAACACAAATATACAGGGGGGAGAATTAATGGGCAACAAGAACCTcaacaaaaaaggaaagaacaaCTAGGGTAAAGCAATTTACATAAATACCCTTGGGCTTTCAACACACACCAAACCCAtaaattctaacactccccctcaagttggaaCGTACATATCAATAagacccaacttgctaacaTAGGAATCAAAACTTAGTATGAGAGGCCCCTTGGTGAGAATATCAGCAACTTGTCGAGGAATGTATGCTACCATTATCTAGTCTTTTTTTTAACAATGTGTCTGTCAATTTGCACATGTTTAGTTCTGTCATATTGGATTGGATTACTGGAGTATTTCAAAGTTGTCATCTCCAGATGGCAcaatatcatcaacatagaCGATCAACACAATAACCTTTTCAGGCTTAGAGACCTTTGTAAACAACGTGTGATAAGAGTGTTCCTATCTGTACCCTTTGTAAACATGTCAAACCGTGCTCTCAACGACTGTTTCAATCCATACAAGGATTTCTGAAGCTTGCACACATGATGGTCAAACTGGGCTTCAAAATCAGGAGGGGGACTCATATAGACTTCTTCCTCCAAGTCTCCATTTAAGAATGCGTTCTTAACATCAAGTTGATACAGTAGCCAACCATTATTTATTGCAACATACAAAAGGACCCTAACGATATTTAACTTTGCAACAGGAGAAAACTTCTCAAAATAGTCGTCCCCATAAGTCTGAGTAAATCTTGTTGCAACTAGCCTAGCCTCGTGTATGTTTAGAGTTCCATCTACTTTGTACATGAGAGTAAACACCCACTTACATCCCCGCTTTATGCTTCTTAGGAAGACCACAGAGCTCCCAAGTCTTGTTCTTTTCAAGGGCTCTCATCTCTTCCATGTCTACAGCTTTCCACTCAGGGCACTCTAAGGCAATGTGAATATTCTTAGGCATAGTGGTGGAGTCAAGATTGGCTGTGAAGGCTCCGAACTAGGGTATAGGTTATTGTAAGACACAGTTACAAAAGGAGTGCTTCATGCAGGACCTGGTCCCTTTCCTTAGCGCAATAGGAATGTCAAGAGGCAGATCGTACTCATCAAGATTACCAGAATGATCCTATTTATCCTCATCACCTTCAGTCTCTGCTATGACCTCAATCTCATCAACACTGCCCTTCCCTTTTCACCCATATTTTCAAAAACTCTATCAAACCTATCATTCTCACCCATTTTATTGTCAACATATAAGCCAATAGATTGAGTCATACCTTGATCCCGTGATGGTTTAGATTCTAACAAAATGTTGACGAAGAGGATACCCAACAAAAACACAAGCTTGAAACCGAGGGGTGAACTTGGTCTAGTTAGGGTCATGGCTATGACGTAGGTCGTGCATCGAAACACGCAAAAGGGAACCTTAGGAATGAGACGAGTAGAAGGATAAAACTCTTTGAGACATTCTAAGGGAATCTGAAAGTGGAGAACATGAGCGAGCATCCAATTAATAAGATGAGTTGCAATAAGAACAACATTGCCCCACAGATAGGAGGGAAGGGAAGTAGACAATATAAGATAGCGTGCTATTTCCATAAAGTGACTGTTTTTTTGTTCGAAAACCCCATTTTATTGGGAGTGTATGCATAGGAACTTTGGTAGACAATCCCTTTCGGAGTACAGAAACTCATTATGGGTATGGTTTTGAAACTCACGACTGTTGTCACTCCGTAGAATTGCAATCTTGGCACTGAACTACATTTCTACGGTGTGAGAAAGTCTTGAAAAATGGAGGTGACCTCGAATTTGTCAGAAATGTGGAAGACTCATGTTAGGCAAGTATGATCATCAATGAAGGTCACAAACCACCGTTTCCATGAAGAGGTAGTAACCTTGGATGGCTCAAAACATCACTATTGAATTAGGGTGAAAGGTTGGGTTGGTTTATACAGTTGTGAGGGGAAAGAGACCCTATATTGTTTAGACCCTATGTTGGTTAATTTGTTATCAACTTTAGAGAAAAGATAGGGAGATAAAAGTCTCATATATTGAAAGTTTTGGTGGCCCAAAAGGAAATGATACAACATACAATCTATTGAATTAGGGTGAAAGGTTGGATTGGTTTATACGGTTGTGAGGGAAATGAGACCCTATATTGTTTAGACCCTATGTTGGTTAATTTGTTATCAACTTTAGAGAAAAGATGGGGAGATAAAAATCTCATATATTGAAAGTTTTGGTGGCCCAAAAGGAAATGATACAACATACAATCTTCCTCAAAAGTAGTAAAATACGACGATAAAAGACTAGTCCTAGAGGTACAGCTAGAGGAAGCATCATCATCAAGGAGGTAGAGGCCTCTACTGTGTCGAGCAGTACCAATCATCCTTCCCAAGCTCAAGTCCTGAAAGGAAACAGAATCAAGTAAGAAAGTTGCTTTGCAGTTCAACTCTCGAGTAATCTTGCTAATAGATAACAAATTATAAGAGATTTTTGGCACATGCAACACATTTTGTAATGGTAGCCCTTCAAAAGGGAAAATTTGCTCCCTCCCAGCAATTTGAACCAAAGAACCATCTGCTATTCTGATTTTTTCCTTACCAACACAAGGAACATAGGAAACAAAATTCTCATAAGAACTTGTCAAATGATCTATAGCACTCGAATCCAGAATACAGGGATGCTTCCCATCAACAGATTAAACTAAAGGACTGAGGCATACATGACTAAGCAATAGCTCCTAGTGTAGACAGACTAAAAGCATTATGGTTTCGTGTGAGGTCGGATGCTTAAGAGGTTCCAACAAATCCACTTAGATATGCTCCCCCTCAATTCTATTTGTCATTTGGAGGATGTTTCTTGCCTCCTAAGGAACGACCATGCAATTTCCAATATTGTTCTTTGGTGTGCCACTGTTTTTGGTAATGCTCACTGACAGGGACATGTTTTTCGTTCTCTTTCTCACTATCAGAAGTAGAGGACCTTGCACTAAAGCCAGTGGAATCAATGGCAGAAGTGGTCAGAATATTCATGGCACTCGTTCGGTCCTCCTCAAGACGGACTTTAGAACAAACCTCCATCAATGAGGAAATAGGTCTCTTGCCCAGTATACGACCACGAACGACATCAAACCTGGAGTTGAGGCCAGCAAGGAAGTCGTATATTCGATCAACTTCTCCAAGTCTGGATTGCTGTATTCCATCATTAGGATAGTTCCAGACAATTTTTCATCAGATATCCATTTCCTGCCTAATGAGGGAAGTTTATTAAAGTAAGATATTACATCAAGCCCCTTGCTTGCATTCATGGACTTCTTTTCTCGGTGTATAGAGATGGGAGGCATTTGACGCTTCAAATAAAGCTTCTGAGCTGTGTCCCATATATCCTTAGTAGTCGCAAAATACAATAAAGGCTTGTAAATATGTGGCTCCATATTGTTGATTAAAATGGCCCGAATAAGAGAGTTCTCTCGTTTCCAATAACACTCTTGGGATCACCTGGTTAAGGGCATGGTATATCTCCCGTCAGAAAGCCAAATTTGTGGCAACCCTCGAGGATCATTTTAACAAATAGGGCCCAGTTTTGGCCATTCAGTTTCTCCCTTGTAAAAATTCCTGTAGATTGTGCCACAGAATTAGACACATAAGTAGAGAACAAAGTAGGGAATGAAGTTACTGGATCCTCAGAATACATCAACAAGGTAGTGGGAATGTGTTAGATACTTAGATTAGTAAAGGGTTAGGGGTATAAGGGTAATTGGATAAGATAGGAAGTTACTAGTAGTTATTGTGTAAGTGTGGTTACTAGGGTGATTACAACTTGATATAAATAGAGAGGGAAGTCTTATTCATCTTTGTTCTTAGTTTTCTGCATTCTTCTTACTTTCTGCATTTTATTTCCAGACATGAGATCATCAATTctatattgtaatcgttgaagtTCATATCAATACAATACGAACACAATTCCCTAGTGTTCTAACAAAATGCCAGGACTGAGAGTGGTTGTAGGAGATCCTAACATTGCCTCAGATGCAGCAATTTGCTGTCAAAGCATGTCCAGTTGTTGGGCAGTACCCTGAGAAAGATCCTGTACATGAGGTTTGGACTGAGCCAAGGATTCACCAACTTCAGATGTGGACTGAGCATGAAGATTACCAACGGCCGGGATGACATTTGGATAGGATTTCTTGGTAAGATATAGTGTTCAGTCGGGTAGTGGTGAGGCACAACTGGGTTTGAAAGGTGTAGGATTTGGTTTGATGGGATTAGGGTATGCGGCGACAGCTGGACATGGGGCGATGGCTGGGAAAGGTGCTGCAATATAGGCAATGGTTGGATAAGGGCATGCGATGGCGCTTGGATTGCAACATACAAATTGGGTGACGCATGGACATGGTGTGGCTGTACGTTGATGTCGCTGGGCAACGCGTGCAGCTGGGGAATCACACCAGTCAGTGTAATCTGAAGTTGGCGGAGCAGTCTGTCCATGGCGGCGGCAATTCTGGCGTCAACGATGGCACTGACGGTGGCAACTATCTTGTTGGCAGTTGGATCCTCCCTTGGTTGCTCCGTTAGTTGGGTTCCATCAAGGGTGGTTTTTAGAGTTTCATCGTTACCTTGCTCTTGTACCATATTGAAAGAGACGAAAAGAACACATCAATATACATGGAAACCCAAGTGCAAAGAGAAAAACCACGGTGGAGacttttcttattatttacTTAAGAATCACAAAGATACAATGGGGGAGACTTAATAGGCAACAAGAGCCTTAACTGAAAAGAAAAGAACTAGGATAAAGCAATTTACATAAATACCCATGGGCTTTATAAATTctaacatatatacatatagagagagagagagagaatgtgCAAAGGAAGATTACCTGTTCCTGCAAGTCAACCACATCCTTTTTCTCGGCCTACAAAGAAGGAAAAAGCTGCCCTCAGTTCTAGCAAAAATAACCTCACAAGATTGACGTTTGTAGCTCAGGTAAATGTCCAcctttttttaaatcaaaaaacCAATTTTCATTGAGATAGATCTCAATTAAATGTTCATGAAAAGTACAGCTTAATCATAAAATCAACGTTGCAGACTAGACTGAACACTGAGAATATTAAACCTGTCCGAAGCACACAGTTCCTAATTATGAGAACAAGAAGAACAGTTACAACACACAATTCACTTATACATGGTACACCGAGTTTAATTTGAATGCATGAATATCTGAAACCAAGCTCTGCAATTCATAAAACTATTAATCAAAAAACCCATTTACTTATCAAGTATTAGGCCACTTAGtgttattaaattattaaataatacagcTTTCATTTTATTACTACTTAGCCCAGGAGCAAGACGGAGAGCTGAGACATGTCCATATATCTATCTAAAACAAGAAATTTCCATATGATATTTGCTATCTCTATAACACATTGGAAAATctccaaaagaagaaaataagttgTGAACGTAACACCAAGACACCCAAAACTTGTCAATTTTTATCAGAATACAAAATAGAGAGATAGAACTTGAAGAATAAAGGACAATAATCGATCCAATTTAAAATAGAAAGAGAAACTATCGATCACATCTCTAATTTTCTGAAAAGCAGAGAGCAGAAACCTTTCTGCTTGAAAAGAATTTTCTTGgtagataatatatatatgcttTACTAAAAACTTCAGCAGTTACTGCACCTATATGTAACTATTACAAAACTACCCACCTTAATTATAATAGATTAACAGTCAAAAATCCATTGGTCAATGATTAATCAAAAAGGCAACTCTTTAATTTATCTAATGGTAATGCATGAATAAACAACATACAATGGATCATGACAAACCTTTTTGTTGCTTGCTGCATCATCTGCTTGTTTGACCAAGGCAGTCCCCTGAGCAGTAACATGCTGAACGATGGAAATTTAAAGATCACATTAGAGCTAAGGAAGTTAgataaaataagagaaaagaaTTTGAATCATCTCAATTAGAAAACAAGGGAAAATGGAAGTGGTTAAATCACTAACCTGCTTAAATGTATTTGAAACTGGCTCTAGGCCCCTAGGAATTTTAGAGAACAGTCTGAACATTCTTGATAAGTCATCCACCTAGAAGATATCCCATAAACaccaaagaagaaaatataaattcaCTTTTCAGAAATTGTCAACCATAGACTTGGAAatcaaatatattaaattttgcaAGTACCTTGTCATCTCTAAGCAATGCATGACATCCAGAATGCTCCTTTTCAAGCAGTTGGGTACAATACGCAGATAACAGTTCATGCTGAGCTTTCtagaaaagagaaagaggaaCATATCAACTATATACCTGGATGACTGGGATCAAAGAAGAATGCAAAAGACTAGTACAAAAGCGCTAAGAAGACAGAACAAACCTCAAGAAGTTTAGATTCACTGCTAGAGTGCAAATAATGCGAAACTCTGTCTTTCTCACGCCTTAGACAATCCTCAGCCTAGAATGTTCAATAAATGAGTTTAGGCTACCAGAAAAATAAATTGCAGTCATGTACAAAGCTAGAGAAGAATAAAGAGAAGTACTTTCAACATATAATCAGGACAAGAGTCTTCAAGAATCCAGTTTGAAGCCTTCCGAGAGTAATAAGCAGCAGTGTCTTTGAGCATGGCTACTTCAAAGTCATTTTCATAGCAATCCATTTCCCCCATCCCAATCTCCACAAATATATCTAAGGCATTCTTTAACAGAGCGCGGTCAATTTGCTCTCCTTCACGCTCTTTATTGATCTGATAGGAGAAAGTTTAGTTATGCATTGCAAAGCTTAAAAGATAGTGCAGAAAATAAAAGAGCATCAAGTTAATATACCAGTGATATAACAGCATCTCTAACTTTTGCATTCAACTCCCTGTAAACCTAAACCAACACAAATGTCAATACATATTCTATTGCAATGACTGGAAAATTTATTAAGTAGCAAGTTTCACAAGTATAAAGACAGACAGATTTTAGCCAAGTGAAGGGGCAAGAATATAAAATGGTACGAAAAACAAAGCACAATGCTTGGTCGAACTAGTCACATACCAGATCACGAAAACTAGTCAACCCAACAGTATGAAGAGATGGAAGTGACCTTCGAGCAATAAAGTAGCGATCAAGATAATAGAAGAAGCGAGAAAGCCACCTAACCATCACTTTGTGGTTTGCCCATCTTTTCACAAGCTCTCTCAACAAGAACTCGTCATGCTTCTCCCTCAAAGATGGTAATACCTAAAAAAAAGTTCAATTGTGAGAATGTGAAACAGATAACCTGCACCCCAGAAAAACTAGAAACTGACCATGAAATTTTTCACGTGAAGGATAGCTCATGAGACGGAAATAATCCGTGAACCTATGACTATCAACACAAAATACAAATATTGCGAAGCTAGGACTAAAAATTCAACATCAAGTGAAAAATATGTAAGACAATAAACGCACTTCAGCTTCAAGCTTACCAAATTCAATGGTGAATTTAGACCATTAACAACACTAACATGAAACAGACATGAAGAGAATTAAAGGGACTTAACCATTTATAtcataagaaaaacaaaaatcagCAAAATTTCATGTCACCTGAAAGATATGGCCCATAAGATAAAGGAAAACCAATATATGAACTAATATTTCTTACCGAAGAAATTGTATACTCTTCAAATGATTCACGGTACTTATCGTACAACTGGTGAGAGTAGTCATTAGGAAACCTTTGAGTACACATATTATAGATGGTCCTGTAGACATAATAGATATCATAAGTTGGACTTATGTCTCCATCAAACCAACTTCCAAATTGCAAAGTAATAATTGTAGAAAACTCACCCGCCCACcccccaaaataaaaaaataaataaataaataaataaataaaattcctctcaaatttttctataaaaCTAACTCATCAAGGAAAACTTAGAAGATTTCAAACCTTCAAAGCCATCcattaaataaatatacatataaaatgaaaacCATTGATAGCAGGCAATTTAGAAGATTTTGTACGTGTAGAGCATCATGTAATCTTCCGAGCTGAACTGTGGCTCTGGCAGTCCCTCAAGAATGTTCTTCAATTTTGTAATTCCCTTTTGCATGAAGTCCCATCCTTGTTCCAAATCAATAGAGTTTACTTCACTCATTCTTGTATGACTAGAAAACTCAAATTACTCAATGCTGATATCAAAACTTCTTCAAATTGAGACCATAAAATTCATAATCAGATTACGAACAACACTGTAAACACAAACCACAAACAAAAGTTTCATATACCCAATTCGAAACTAAAATTCAAGCTTCAAAGTAACAACTCATCAGTAACACCAATGAATCACAAATTCCAATCTCACTCCCCTTCCACTACTCATCCATAACTAAAACGACCCATGCAAAAACTGAATTACACCACTCCAAAACAATCCCGACGATACAAAAAATACATTACCATAATTCATAAATTTGCAAAGACAATGAAAACAACAAGAAGAATTGCCATGAAACAAGGAGAGATAGATTTGATgcaaaccaaaaaaaaaataataataataataaaagaaacgAAAAGTAAAACCTGTAGCTAGCGATTGAAAAAGAGAAGCGCGCAAACAAAAAACTCCGATGAGCGTTGATGGGATTGAGTTGCAGAGTGCTAACAATGATTTTGGGAAAAAAAATTGATGGGTTTTGCATAAGAAAACTGATAATTACTaaagattttgtttttaaaataaagagagaataagggttttaaaaagaataataaattgAAATCTTTCTACAATCATAGTTAATAACTAATTGAAATTTTTCAAGTAAAAACTTATTGGGTTGTTCTTAATTCTGTTTAAATACTATGTTCGGTTGAGATTATCATGTAACTTTAgaaat
Encoded proteins:
- the LOC103483828 gene encoding cullin-1-like isoform X1: MQNPSIFFPKIIVSTLQLNPINAHRSFLFARFSFSIASYSHTRMSEVNSIDLEQGWDFMQKGITKLKNILEGLPEPQFSSEDYMMLYTTIYNMCTQRFPNDYSHQLYDKYRESFEEYTISSVLPSLREKHDEFLLRELVKRWANHKVMVRWLSRFFYYLDRYFIARRSLPSLHTVGLTSFRDLVYRELNAKVRDAVISLINKEREGEQIDRALLKNALDIFVEIGMGEMDCYENDFEVAMLKDTAAYYSRKASNWILEDSCPDYMLKAEDCLRREKDRVSHYLHSSSESKLLEKAQHELLSAYCTQLLEKEHSGCHALLRDDKVDDLSRMFRLFSKIPRGLEPVSNTFKQHVTAQGTALVKQADDAASNKKAEKKDVVDLQEQVFTRKVMVLHDKYMAYVDNCFQNHTLFHKALKEAFEVFCNKSVAGSSSAELLSTFCDNILKKGGSEKLSDEAIEETLEKVVKLLAYISDKDLFAEFYRKKLARRLLFDKSANDDHERSILTKLKQQCGGQFTSKMEGMVKDLAMARENQSNFEEYLSNNPHAHPGIDLTVTVLTTGYWPSYKSFDLNLPAEMVNCVESFKGFYHIKENHKKLTWIYSLGTCNINGKFESKSIELIVTTYQASVLLLFNTFDQLSYSEIKTQLNLGDEDIVRLLHSLSCAKYKILNKEPNTKTISPTDHFTFNSKFTDKMRRIKIPLPPVDDKKKVTKDVDKDRRYAIDASIVRIMKSRKVLSHQQLVLECVEQLSRMFKPDFKIIKKRIEDLIARDYLERDTDNPTLFRYLA